The Verrucomicrobiota bacterium genome segment GAAGAAGGGGGCAAGACTGCGGACGAGTTAAAAGATGATCGCGAGCGGGACGAGAGAGGCGTTTCCTATGCTGATGCGGAGAAGGAAGACCGCAAGAAGCTGCGGCGGGTGGTTTTTGTTAAGGAGGACGGCCTGGCCAGGCAGATCGGTGTCCGGACCGGGATCGCCGACGACAATTACGTCCAGATCGTGTCCGGGATTCGCGCCGGCGATGAGGTGATCACCGGATCGTATACGGCGGTCAGCAAAGATCTGAAGGACGGCAAGAGGGTAGAAATTGAGCGACCGAAAGATGGGAAATGAGATCGCGGCAGGGCCCTGCGCGGTCCGGTCCGCGGGCGACGTGGTGATCCGGATTGAAGGGATCACGAAGCGATACGTGATGGGGACGACGACGGTTCACGCCCTGAAGGGAATCGACCTGTTGATCCGGCCGAACGAATACCTGGCCGTGATGGGGCCGTCCGGCAGCGGCAAATCGACCTTGATGAACATGCTGGGCTGTCTCGATACGCCGACCAGCGGGCGTTACGAGTTTAACGGCAAAGACGTGGCCAACATGGAGGACGACGAGCTTGCCGCGATTCGCAACCGGGAAATCGGGTTCGTGTTCCAGACGTTCAATCTCCTTCCGCGCTCCACCAGCCTGCAGAATGTGGAGTTGCCCTTGGTGTACGCCGGCGTGCCGGCCGTCGAGCGACGCCGGCGGGCGGCTGAGGCGCTCGTCAGCGTCGGATTGATGGATCGCCTCGACCATAAGCCGAACGAACTGTCGGGTGGCCAGCGCCAGCGGGTGGCGATCGCCCGTGCCCTGGTGAATCGGCCTTCGATCATCCTGGCCGACGAGCCCACGGGCAACCTCGACTCACACACGGGCCGGGAAATCATGACGCTGTTTGAGAACCTGCACGAAATGGGCAACACCATCATCGTGGTCACCCACGAAGAGGCGGTCGCGCGGTATGCCCGGCGCGTGGTGCGCCTCCGGGACGGAAAAATCGAGAGCGACCGGCGTGTGCACGACCACAGGCCGTGACCGATGATCGTGACCTACGGCCGATGACGGCTGATGTCTCATCCCCGGGTTCCGCAGGCCATGCGACGACTCCTTTATGAATGGGCGGAAAGCGGCCGGATGGCTGCCCAGCAGGTCGCGGTGAATCGAACCCGTTCCTGTCTCACGATTCTGGGGGTGGTTATCGGGATCGTCGCCGTCATCCTGATGGGGACCGCCGTCAGCGGCATCGACACCGGCTTTGACCGGAGCATGTCGTTGCTGGGCGATGATGTGCTCTACGTCGAACAGTGGCCCTGGACGCCCGGAGAGGATTTCTGGCTTTACCGGAACCGGCCGGACATCAGGTTGGCCGACGCCAACCGGCTCAACGAGATTATCGCAGCCACTCCCAATTCCCACCTGCGGCTGGCGGTCCCCGCGCCGGCCACCATGCAGACTGTCACGCACGGCACGCGGCAATTAAGCAACGTCTACACGATGGGTACGACCAGCGATTACGCTTTGGTCGGGATCACGGATTGCCGGAGCGGCCGTTTCCTGAATGAGCCCGAGAGTCGCGGCGGGCGGAACGTGTGCGTGATCGGACTCGACGTCGCCGAGAACCTTTTCGGAGCGGAAGAGCCGCTTGGAAAAACGCTCAAAATTGGCAACCAGAGCTATCAGGTGATCGGCGTTTTCGAACGCCAGGGGTCTTTTCTGGGCTTGTTCAGCTTCGACTCGCAGGTGGTCATCCCGCTCGCCTCCTACGCCAAGTATTTCAAAACCGGCAGCGAAAGCGCCTCCATTCGGGTCAAGGTCAACGACCGCGGGCAGATGGACGAAGCACGGGAGGAATTGCGGGGCGCTTTTCGCCGGGTTCGGGGGCTGTTGCCGGAACAGGCCGACAATTTCTCCATCAACGAGCAGCAGGCCTTCCGCTCGACGCTGGGGCCGGTGAAAGCCGGCCTCGCGATTGCGGGCCTGTTCATCACCGGGTTGGCCTTGTTCGTCGGCGCGATCGGTATCATGAACATCACCTTCGTCAGCGTTCGGGAACGCACCCGGGAGATCGGTACGCGCAAGGCTCTGGGTGCTCGAAGGCGTACCATCCTCATGCAATTCCTGATTGAGGCGGTCACCATCTGCCTGCTTGGAGGCGTCATCGGGTGGATCCTGGCGTTCGGTCTCTTTAGCCTGGTCGCGTTCTCATTTCCCGGTTTTCCCATCCGGTTTTCCCCGGGCCTGCTGGTCGTGGCGTTGGTCGCCTCCGTGTTGACCGGCATCTTTTCAGGGTTTGTACCGGCCTGGCAGGCGTCACGGCTGAGCCCCGTGGAGGCCTTGCGCTATGAGTGACCACTGAAAAAAT includes the following:
- a CDS encoding ABC transporter ATP-binding protein — translated: MGNEIAAGPCAVRSAGDVVIRIEGITKRYVMGTTTVHALKGIDLLIRPNEYLAVMGPSGSGKSTLMNMLGCLDTPTSGRYEFNGKDVANMEDDELAAIRNREIGFVFQTFNLLPRSTSLQNVELPLVYAGVPAVERRRRAAEALVSVGLMDRLDHKPNELSGGQRQRVAIARALVNRPSIILADEPTGNLDSHTGREIMTLFENLHEMGNTIIVVTHEEAVARYARRVVRLRDGKIESDRRVHDHRP
- a CDS encoding ABC transporter permease, with product MRRLLYEWAESGRMAAQQVAVNRTRSCLTILGVVIGIVAVILMGTAVSGIDTGFDRSMSLLGDDVLYVEQWPWTPGEDFWLYRNRPDIRLADANRLNEIIAATPNSHLRLAVPAPATMQTVTHGTRQLSNVYTMGTTSDYALVGITDCRSGRFLNEPESRGGRNVCVIGLDVAENLFGAEEPLGKTLKIGNQSYQVIGVFERQGSFLGLFSFDSQVVIPLASYAKYFKTGSESASIRVKVNDRGQMDEAREELRGAFRRVRGLLPEQADNFSINEQQAFRSTLGPVKAGLAIAGLFITGLALFVGAIGIMNITFVSVRERTREIGTRKALGARRRTILMQFLIEAVTICLLGGVIGWILAFGLFSLVAFSFPGFPIRFSPGLLVVALVASVLTGIFSGFVPAWQASRLSPVEALRYE